One Bacillota bacterium DNA segment encodes these proteins:
- a CDS encoding SDR family oxidoreductase, whose product MSSNKLPVQTVFILSISSDIGRALAGRYLRDGCTVVGTYRRIDILEDLMGQPGLYLFPCDVKDPGSVKSVIEKYHRLSLPWGMFISCVGTLEPIGDFFSTEFDAWERSVIINSTAQLRVLHALYPYRRKGQVSHAVFFAGGGTNNPFPNYSAYCVSKIMLMKMCELLDNECSDLNAFIVGPGWTRTKMHKQTINNAENAGMNYKRTREFMEAGGNNGTSMDDIYDCIQWLAKQGKTIAGGRNFSVRHDHWRGEEAYNLTQSLVSDPDLFKLRRYRHP is encoded by the coding sequence ATGTCTTCTAACAAGTTACCTGTACAGACCGTTTTCATACTTAGTATTAGTAGCGACATTGGCCGGGCGCTGGCAGGGCGCTACCTCCGGGATGGTTGTACCGTCGTCGGAACGTATAGGAGAATAGATATTCTTGAAGACCTTATGGGCCAGCCGGGACTTTACCTATTTCCTTGCGACGTTAAAGATCCCGGTAGCGTAAAGTCAGTTATTGAAAAATACCATCGTTTGTCTCTTCCTTGGGGCATGTTTATTTCGTGTGTGGGGACTTTGGAGCCCATAGGGGACTTTTTTAGCACCGAGTTCGACGCGTGGGAGCGTTCAGTGATTATCAACTCTACAGCGCAACTCAGGGTTTTGCATGCCTTGTACCCATACCGCCGCAAGGGTCAGGTATCGCACGCCGTTTTTTTCGCCGGCGGGGGGACCAATAACCCTTTTCCGAACTACTCAGCGTATTGCGTTTCTAAAATAATGTTGATGAAGATGTGTGAGCTCCTGGACAATGAATGCTCAGATTTGAACGCTTTTATTGTAGGTCCGGGATGGACGAGAACAAAGATGCACAAGCAGACCATCAACAACGCGGAAAACGCAGGGATGAACTATAAAAGAACCCGCGAATTCATGGAGGCGGGGGGAAATAACGGCACTTCCATGGACGATATTTACGACTGCATTCAGTGGTTGGCAAAACAGGGCAAGACGATAGCGGGCGGCCGTAATTTTTCGGTAAGACATGACCACTGGCGAGGGGAAGAAGCTTACAATCTTACCCAAAGTTTAGTATCGGATCCCGATTTGTTTAAATTGAGGCGGTACCGGCATCCGTAG
- the neuB gene encoding N-acetylneuraminate synthase has translation MALKQGVFVIAEAGVNHNGNLETAKRLVDAALHAGADAVKFQTFVPEELAAKSAGIAGYQQANMPASRETQLEMIKRLALRFEDFSCLKTYCDQTGIMFLSTPFDNLSIDLLDTLGVPVFKIASGELVNHPFLRYAAAKEKPLILSTGMATLGEVEEALGVIRSACNTAPVTFLHCTSDYPALFEDVNLKAMVMLRQVFGVPVGYSDHTPGIEVAVAAVALGASVIEKHFTLDRRMEGPDHRASLEPEELAAMIRAIRNVEKALGDGRKRPTSRELETSKVARRSLVAARGIKAGEIITADKIAVKRPGTGIPPKMLEIVAGRRARVDIPADTVITWEMV, from the coding sequence GTGGCTCTTAAACAAGGGGTTTTCGTTATCGCCGAGGCCGGGGTAAACCATAACGGCAACCTTGAAACCGCAAAACGGTTGGTTGACGCCGCCTTGCACGCCGGCGCAGACGCCGTGAAATTCCAGACCTTCGTCCCGGAAGAGTTGGCGGCAAAAAGCGCCGGGATTGCGGGTTATCAACAGGCAAACATGCCGGCCTCCCGAGAGACCCAGCTCGAGATGATTAAACGTCTCGCGTTAAGGTTCGAGGATTTTAGCTGTTTGAAAACATATTGCGATCAAACGGGTATTATGTTTTTGTCCACTCCGTTCGATAACTTAAGCATAGACCTTCTCGATACCTTGGGCGTTCCGGTCTTCAAGATTGCCTCCGGCGAACTCGTGAACCATCCTTTCTTGAGGTACGCCGCCGCCAAAGAGAAGCCGCTGATCCTGTCCACCGGCATGGCCACCCTCGGTGAGGTCGAGGAGGCGTTAGGGGTAATAAGGTCCGCCTGCAATACTGCGCCGGTGACGTTTTTGCATTGCACATCCGACTACCCGGCCCTGTTCGAAGACGTGAACCTTAAAGCGATGGTTATGCTTCGGCAGGTTTTCGGTGTCCCGGTCGGTTATTCGGATCACACGCCCGGCATTGAAGTTGCAGTAGCCGCGGTGGCTTTAGGGGCATCTGTGATTGAAAAGCACTTCACCTTAGACCGGCGGATGGAGGGACCGGACCACCGGGCTTCACTTGAGCCGGAAGAACTGGCGGCGATGATCCGGGCGATCCGCAACGTCGAGAAAGCGCTGGGAGACGGGCGGAAAAGGCCCACTTCCCGTGAGCTGGAAACCTCGAAGGTTGCAAGACGCAGCCTGGTCGCCGCCCGCGGAATCAAGGCCGGAGAGATAATCACGGCGGATAAAATAGCTGTCAAAAGGCCCGGTACGGGCATTCCGCCTAAAATGCTGGAGATCGTCGCCGGCCGGCGGGCCCGGGTCGACATTCCAGCCGATACGGTTATCACCTGGGAGATGGTTTAG
- a CDS encoding radical SAM protein gives MIPPLINSGEGNSFSPKTPVFERYRLVSPVEPTVVAANLINRGFEVKLFDLGLYTGDRFDRLTESLAIFKPDALVMVQSVLTFSTAQDWDGMRVFDLARNHCREIVTVLTGSHATNFPGKAVSEGVCDFSIKGEVDFAVGELLSAVNVQGDLSSLPGLAYRLESGELSVSQDYPKVNLADLPLPAYHLFEGEDRVRYMKVLEFGKIRFPEKSCYYRDIMTSRGCIMRCSFCCVTHMRGNTQKYRRKPLEMVVAEIEAALEDGIKEIHFFDDLFARDERQILEFTNEIVRRNLRFQWFVAQGMPLWPLTRNALEAMKEAGMYRIICPLESGNNRVLKEVAGKALSSVEHHHDVLLWAHSLGLEIIGLFVVGMPGEERHEILDTIKFAEEHPEIDYSVFSIATPMIGTRLIKQVTQRGWLDDTDKINRIIKRTVSLYHTEAFKEYELGVIRAFDWDRINFSTPERQAKYARMVGITFEQLQIQREYAQSTFYRYFPDYDGPLSFKDLYDQPQLFQECTPKIPG, from the coding sequence GTGATTCCGCCGCTTATTAACAGCGGCGAAGGAAACAGTTTTAGTCCGAAAACCCCTGTTTTTGAAAGATATCGTCTTGTTTCCCCCGTAGAACCTACCGTAGTAGCAGCGAATTTAATAAACCGCGGGTTTGAAGTTAAACTGTTCGATCTCGGTCTGTATACAGGTGACCGGTTTGACAGACTTACAGAAAGCCTCGCTATATTTAAACCCGACGCTCTCGTAATGGTCCAATCCGTCCTCACTTTTTCTACAGCCCAAGACTGGGACGGTATGCGTGTATTTGACTTAGCGCGCAATCACTGTCGGGAAATAGTAACGGTGTTGACTGGTTCTCACGCGACTAACTTTCCGGGTAAAGCCGTCTCTGAAGGAGTGTGTGATTTTTCGATTAAGGGTGAAGTCGATTTTGCTGTTGGTGAACTACTTTCGGCTGTTAACGTGCAGGGGGATTTATCTTCTCTCCCAGGCTTAGCTTATCGTCTTGAATCAGGCGAATTAAGCGTTTCGCAGGATTATCCTAAAGTTAACCTCGCGGATCTTCCTTTGCCCGCCTACCACTTGTTCGAAGGCGAAGATAGGGTTAGATATATGAAGGTGCTTGAGTTTGGGAAAATACGCTTTCCGGAGAAAAGTTGCTATTATCGAGACATTATGACTTCACGCGGATGTATCATGCGTTGTTCTTTTTGCTGTGTTACGCACATGCGCGGGAATACGCAAAAATACCGGCGCAAGCCTTTAGAAATGGTAGTCGCGGAAATTGAAGCGGCGCTTGAAGATGGTATAAAGGAGATTCATTTTTTCGACGATTTATTTGCCCGGGATGAAAGGCAAATACTTGAATTTACTAATGAAATCGTCCGCCGTAACCTGCGCTTTCAGTGGTTTGTCGCCCAAGGCATGCCGCTTTGGCCGCTAACCCGAAACGCGCTGGAAGCCATGAAAGAGGCCGGCATGTACCGGATCATTTGTCCTCTGGAGTCAGGCAATAACCGGGTTTTGAAGGAAGTAGCCGGTAAGGCGCTTTCATCGGTAGAGCACCATCACGATGTGTTATTATGGGCTCATTCTCTCGGCCTGGAAATCATAGGCCTGTTCGTAGTGGGTATGCCGGGCGAGGAGCGCCATGAAATACTGGATACGATAAAGTTTGCAGAAGAACATCCGGAAATAGATTACTCCGTTTTCTCGATTGCCACGCCGATGATCGGGACACGCTTAATTAAACAGGTTACACAACGTGGTTGGCTTGACGATACGGATAAAATCAACCGTATTATAAAGCGCACCGTATCGCTATACCATACGGAGGCGTTCAAGGAGTATGAACTGGGGGTGATACGGGCATTCGACTGGGATCGAATCAATTTTTCAACTCCGGAACGCCAGGCAAAATATGCCCGGATGGTCGGTATCACGTTCGAACAACTCCAGATTCAAAGGGAATACGCCCAGAGCACGTTTTACCGTTATTTCCCTGACTACGATGGTCCTCTGTCGTTTAAGGACCTCTACGATCAGCCCCAGCTATTTCAAGAGTGTACTCCCAAAATCCCGGGATAG
- a CDS encoding nucleotidyltransferase family protein yields the protein MERPELLNGVTVLPDEPIVRALEKMDRAARQILLVADGEGVLLGTVTDGDVRRALLDGVNLREPVALIMNRQPKVLPSGTSLEVVRKLMTEHGIRHIPLVDKRGRLVNLLMWQDLFLSKVEARPENVVIMAGGKGTRLDPFTKILPKPMIPLRDKPIIEVIMERFNRQGFGEFVLCLGYKAEIIRLYFNGNGRSYNVSYVQEEEPLGTAGALSLLTERFKDTFLLTNCDIIVEMDYNQLLEYHREGQYALTIVGALKEFIVPYGVMHTEENHFWIEEKPNFHFLVNTGLYVLEPSLLQLIEKNKAVDMPDLITAAQKGGFRVGIYPHHGKWFDVGQWEEYQQTLKLFESMELTV from the coding sequence ATGGAGCGCCCTGAACTGCTTAACGGAGTCACAGTACTGCCGGATGAACCGATCGTACGCGCGCTCGAAAAAATGGACCGCGCCGCACGGCAAATCTTGCTGGTGGCCGATGGCGAGGGGGTTTTGCTGGGTACCGTCACCGACGGTGATGTACGCCGGGCGCTGCTCGATGGCGTAAACCTCCGGGAACCTGTCGCTCTGATAATGAACCGGCAGCCCAAAGTGCTTCCTTCAGGCACCTCCCTGGAAGTCGTACGTAAGCTGATGACGGAGCACGGCATCCGGCATATTCCTCTCGTCGACAAGCGGGGCCGGCTGGTCAACCTTCTGATGTGGCAGGACCTGTTCCTTTCCAAGGTGGAGGCGCGGCCGGAGAACGTGGTGATAATGGCTGGCGGGAAGGGAACAAGACTTGATCCTTTTACCAAAATCCTGCCCAAACCGATGATCCCTTTACGGGACAAGCCCATTATCGAGGTAATCATGGAACGCTTCAACCGGCAGGGATTCGGCGAGTTCGTTCTCTGCCTCGGATACAAAGCCGAGATCATCCGACTGTATTTCAACGGCAACGGCCGTTCCTACAACGTCAGTTACGTGCAGGAAGAGGAACCCCTGGGAACAGCCGGCGCCCTCTCCCTTTTAACCGAACGTTTCAAGGATACGTTTCTGCTGACCAACTGTGACATTATCGTGGAAATGGACTACAACCAGCTGCTTGAATATCACCGGGAGGGTCAGTACGCTCTGACGATTGTGGGAGCGCTGAAAGAGTTTATAGTTCCTTACGGTGTGATGCACACGGAAGAGAACCACTTCTGGATCGAGGAGAAACCTAATTTTCACTTCCTTGTCAATACCGGGCTGTACGTGTTGGAACCTTCGTTGTTGCAACTGATCGAGAAGAACAAGGCGGTGGACATGCCCGATCTTATCACCGCGGCCCAGAAAGGCGGATTCCGTGTGGGCATCTACCCGCACCACGGAAAATGGTTCGATGTCGGGCAGTGGGAAGAATACCAGCAGACCCTTAAACTTTTCGAAAGCATGGAGCTAACGGTATAA
- a CDS encoding acylneuraminate cytidylyltransferase family protein, with the protein MYKGLSVLGFIPARAGSKGLPGKNTKPLAGKPLLLYSVEAGQKSGVFDYLMVSTDGEDIAAVARQGGAEAPFIRPPELATDTAKVVDALHHTMRWLEDQGRRYDCLAVLQPTSPLRGAEDITGALDLFVERGADAVVSVCETEHHPWWSNTLPDDGCMEGFLRSDISVNRQELPKFYRLNGSIYLALWDFIRERRSWFGPRTYAYVMPRHRSVDIDNPLDFFLAEALITEMRDAEI; encoded by the coding sequence ATGTATAAAGGTTTATCTGTTTTAGGCTTCATCCCGGCCAGGGCCGGGTCGAAGGGTCTCCCCGGCAAGAATACCAAGCCGCTGGCGGGAAAGCCCCTTTTGCTCTATTCCGTCGAAGCCGGCCAAAAAAGCGGGGTGTTTGATTATCTTATGGTATCCACAGACGGCGAGGACATCGCCGCCGTTGCCCGGCAAGGGGGCGCCGAGGCGCCTTTTATCCGGCCCCCGGAGCTTGCCACGGATACCGCCAAGGTCGTTGACGCGCTGCACCATACGATGCGGTGGTTGGAGGACCAAGGCCGAAGATACGACTGCCTTGCGGTTTTGCAGCCGACGAGCCCTTTACGGGGGGCGGAAGACATCACCGGCGCGCTGGACCTTTTTGTGGAGCGCGGCGCCGACGCCGTGGTTTCCGTCTGCGAGACGGAACACCACCCCTGGTGGAGTAATACCCTACCCGACGACGGCTGCATGGAAGGTTTTCTGCGAAGCGACATATCGGTCAACCGGCAGGAACTGCCGAAATTCTACCGCCTTAACGGGAGCATATATCTGGCGCTCTGGGATTTCATCAGAGAACGCAGGTCATGGTTCGGACCGCGAACGTACGCCTACGTTATGCCGCGTCACCGTTCCGTGGATATAGACAATCCGCTTGATTTCTTTTTGGCGGAGGCGTTGATTACAGAAATGCGGGATGCGGAAATCTGA
- a CDS encoding transketolase C-terminal domain-containing protein — translation MTAKSIRQQFADTMLEVGLEDPNLVVLVGDIGHFALQPFAAACPGRYYNIGICEATIISMAAGLAKTGFVPVAHTIAPFFIERAFEQIKLDFCYQQLGGNLVTVGSAFDYPCLGCTHHCYNDFALLKTLQRTQIAYPATPAEFDTIFRQSYRCDQLTLFRIPAHQHGQGFDAREIQFGKGIKVTDGSNLTIVATGPQLDNAVAARDALSEMGWDAEILYIHTIRPLDSGLIRSSASKTRRILVIEEHMRSGGLGDDVLRATIDIPDIRYSFISIPDSFVTEYGSYEDHCERLGLTRNGILDKVRSDFGIRKGGALLAKSGS, via the coding sequence TTGACCGCGAAATCTATCCGGCAGCAATTCGCAGATACGATGCTTGAAGTCGGCCTTGAGGACCCCAACCTTGTGGTGCTGGTCGGGGATATAGGCCACTTTGCGTTACAACCTTTCGCCGCAGCCTGTCCAGGACGCTATTACAACATCGGGATTTGCGAGGCGACTATCATCAGCATGGCCGCCGGACTTGCAAAAACGGGATTCGTTCCGGTTGCCCACACCATTGCTCCGTTTTTTATTGAACGGGCGTTTGAGCAAATTAAACTGGATTTTTGTTATCAGCAATTAGGGGGGAATCTTGTAACGGTTGGGAGCGCTTTCGATTATCCATGCCTTGGCTGCACACATCACTGTTATAATGATTTCGCGTTGCTCAAGACCCTTCAGAGAACACAAATAGCATACCCCGCGACTCCGGCCGAATTCGATACAATTTTCCGGCAAAGTTACCGTTGCGATCAGTTAACCCTCTTTCGCATCCCGGCGCACCAACATGGGCAAGGCTTTGACGCAAGGGAGATTCAATTTGGTAAGGGTATCAAAGTTACGGATGGCTCAAACCTTACCATTGTAGCAACCGGGCCGCAATTGGATAACGCTGTGGCCGCGCGAGACGCGCTCAGCGAAATGGGTTGGGATGCCGAAATACTATACATCCACACCATTCGGCCCTTGGACAGCGGTTTGATCCGCTCCAGCGCGAGTAAGACGAGGCGTATCCTGGTAATTGAAGAACACATGCGGAGCGGGGGTCTGGGCGACGACGTGCTGCGTGCCACTATTGATATTCCGGATATTCGGTACTCTTTCATATCTATACCGGATAGTTTCGTAACTGAATATGGGTCATACGAAGATCATTGCGAACGGTTGGGTTTGACCCGGAATGGCATCCTTGACAAGGTAAGGTCCGACTTTGGAATACGGAAAGGCGGCGCACTTTTAGCAAAAAGCGGATCTTAA
- a CDS encoding TylF/MycF/NovP-related O-methyltransferase, with protein MDRSIAHEPDTTSKKDIDYRTGLEKYFESSVGTITEKLENFPKYVQQSTLNRFLARYEIFKHTIDIPGAIIECGVLFGGGLMTFAHLSSILDPWAVSRRIIGFDTFSGFRDLSEVDKGPGRSVHATEGGFGVDAYEDLQHCINIFDRHRLLGHLPKVELVRGDIRETVPKYIEDNPHLVVSLLFLDVDVYEPTKVAIEHFLPRMPKGAVVAFDELYARHWPGETKALVDTIGINALRLKRPFFSTWMSYAVIE; from the coding sequence GTGGATCGCTCAATAGCACACGAACCGGATACGACTTCAAAAAAAGACATCGACTATCGTACCGGGTTGGAGAAGTACTTCGAGTCAAGTGTGGGGACCATTACAGAAAAACTGGAGAATTTCCCGAAGTATGTGCAACAAAGCACTCTTAACAGGTTTTTGGCCAGATATGAGATATTTAAGCATACAATAGATATTCCAGGCGCGATAATTGAGTGCGGCGTGCTTTTCGGCGGGGGCCTGATGACCTTTGCGCACTTAAGCTCAATATTGGATCCGTGGGCGGTTTCCAGGAGGATTATAGGATTCGATACCTTCAGCGGTTTTAGGGACCTCTCCGAGGTGGACAAGGGACCGGGACGGTCTGTGCACGCCACCGAAGGAGGGTTCGGGGTAGATGCTTACGAGGACTTGCAGCACTGCATTAATATTTTTGACCGGCACAGGTTATTGGGGCACCTGCCCAAAGTTGAACTGGTTCGGGGCGATATCCGGGAGACGGTTCCAAAATACATCGAAGACAACCCCCATCTAGTGGTAAGCCTGCTATTTTTAGATGTAGATGTTTATGAACCGACCAAAGTGGCTATCGAGCATTTTCTGCCTCGTATGCCTAAAGGGGCGGTAGTCGCTTTTGATGAGCTGTACGCGCGGCATTGGCCCGGCGAGACAAAAGCTTTGGTTGATACGATCGGCATAAACGCTTTGAGACTTAAGCGTCCGTTTTTCAGCACGTGGATGTCCTATGCGGTTATTGAATAG
- a CDS encoding glycosyltransferase, with product MNNWLEQALKYESESNLLLSTQYYTRALQENPEDQDVLYYGGLFLFKMGKYDQALDLFVKCYSSKSLTEELKEELLSQLLAAYYEPNAEGLKKTYETNVKNLLAYEFNYLKSFPSFEDLPFICIPRNDSSYFVFDKATKIFLKVLDLQNESDESSTLAKEECVLAIDIYEKEKLLAIHEKTFKPALNGIKIPIYLVWTDPVTMQVYLQLEDFRPIIEKQRFVFFPDYREESGVASFFKDHQSMIPNKCIGSIVEDEIRSFFKTIKETRDKDVEEKLSQVLKLAESYDDQYYKDLFLNHKGDLRILFITCRFTTFLQYSTRDCMSASVNLGIKSDLLIEKSDIQRIFVGNSYEKILDFKPNIIFMLDHFKWEFGIPDNLMCITWVQDPLPNILSRDSAKKLSDNDLVLVGAPKLKDQMLELGYPEADLFDQIIPVNSLIFDKIELVGTEKARYASDITYVSHVGDPKSSLDALVSEYITRIEDEDIRPKFKDFLYSAYELTRRRIEGSEPIFTVEDYKHVLAEALEGCGFQLYISDDFAYEFGSRVGNRLHRTIPLVWVAECGHSLKIWGREWVNNSQLKKFAMGTAAHGEELAKIYSSARITLGIQPYGTMHQRALEAMACGSLYMSRQLPAEHDYNSIGNYFIEGEDFVSFSSKDDLLDKVHYFLENERERKRIAENGRKKTVQNYTYDKAIQNLLSVLRDVQGD from the coding sequence GTGAACAACTGGCTCGAGCAGGCTCTCAAGTACGAGAGCGAAAGCAACCTTCTTTTGAGCACGCAGTATTATACCCGGGCTTTGCAAGAAAATCCGGAAGATCAGGATGTTTTGTATTACGGCGGCTTATTCCTGTTTAAAATGGGGAAATATGACCAGGCGCTGGACCTGTTTGTCAAGTGCTATTCCTCTAAATCTTTAACAGAAGAATTAAAAGAAGAGCTATTAAGCCAATTATTAGCCGCCTATTACGAGCCGAATGCCGAAGGACTTAAGAAGACTTATGAAACTAATGTAAAAAATCTACTTGCCTACGAGTTCAATTATCTTAAGTCTTTCCCCTCTTTTGAAGACCTCCCTTTCATATGTATCCCGCGTAACGATTCCTCTTATTTCGTATTTGATAAGGCAACCAAGATATTTCTGAAGGTGTTGGATCTTCAAAACGAAAGCGACGAGTCAAGTACACTGGCTAAAGAGGAGTGTGTACTGGCAATTGATATCTACGAAAAAGAAAAACTGCTTGCAATCCACGAAAAAACCTTTAAGCCGGCGCTTAATGGAATCAAAATTCCCATATACCTCGTATGGACCGACCCTGTAACAATGCAAGTTTATTTGCAGCTTGAAGACTTCCGGCCGATTATCGAAAAGCAGAGGTTTGTTTTTTTCCCGGATTATCGCGAAGAGTCCGGCGTTGCTTCTTTTTTTAAGGACCACCAGAGCATGATTCCTAATAAGTGCATCGGCAGTATTGTTGAGGACGAGATTCGATCCTTTTTCAAAACGATAAAGGAAACGCGTGACAAGGATGTTGAAGAAAAACTCTCGCAGGTGTTGAAGCTTGCCGAAAGCTATGACGACCAGTATTACAAAGACTTATTTCTCAATCACAAAGGTGATCTGCGAATTCTGTTCATCACCTGCCGTTTTACTACTTTTCTTCAATATTCCACAAGGGATTGCATGTCTGCGAGCGTCAACCTGGGAATAAAATCCGATCTTTTAATTGAGAAATCAGACATTCAAAGGATCTTTGTCGGTAACTCATATGAAAAAATTTTGGATTTCAAGCCGAACATTATATTCATGCTGGATCATTTTAAGTGGGAGTTTGGAATTCCTGATAACCTTATGTGTATAACATGGGTGCAGGATCCGCTGCCTAACATTTTATCAAGGGATTCTGCTAAAAAGTTATCGGACAACGATCTTGTGTTAGTAGGAGCCCCCAAGCTTAAAGACCAGATGTTAGAACTGGGTTACCCGGAAGCGGACCTGTTTGACCAGATTATTCCCGTTAATTCACTTATTTTCGATAAAATTGAGCTCGTCGGAACGGAAAAGGCTCGTTACGCGTCCGACATCACCTATGTTTCGCACGTCGGCGATCCTAAATCATCCCTCGATGCCTTGGTCTCCGAATACATAACGCGAATAGAAGACGAAGATATCCGGCCGAAGTTCAAGGATTTCCTCTATTCAGCTTACGAATTAACTCGCAGAAGGATTGAGGGATCGGAACCGATTTTTACCGTTGAGGATTATAAGCATGTGCTTGCGGAAGCCTTGGAAGGTTGTGGGTTCCAGTTATACATAAGTGACGACTTCGCTTACGAATTCGGCTCTCGGGTAGGGAACCGGCTTCATAGAACCATTCCTCTGGTTTGGGTGGCGGAATGCGGTCACTCCCTCAAGATCTGGGGCAGGGAGTGGGTCAACAATTCGCAACTCAAGAAATTTGCTATGGGGACGGCTGCTCACGGGGAGGAATTGGCGAAGATATATTCATCGGCAAGAATCACCTTGGGGATTCAACCCTATGGAACAATGCATCAACGGGCGTTGGAAGCAATGGCTTGCGGTTCCTTATACATGTCAAGGCAACTTCCCGCAGAACATGATTACAACAGTATCGGCAACTACTTTATCGAGGGCGAGGACTTTGTTTCTTTCAGCAGTAAGGATGATTTGTTGGATAAGGTGCACTACTTCTTAGAAAATGAGCGTGAGAGAAAAAGGATTGCGGAAAACGGGAGAAAAAAAACCGTTCAGAACTATACGTATGACAAGGCCATTCAAAATTTGCTATCCGTTTTAAGAGACGTGCAAGGAGATTAA
- a CDS encoding transketolase, translating into MNNNVLRKRIIEMVFKGRDGHIPSALSIIDILSVLYSGYLKFDPQIPDWPERDYFILSKGHGCVALYVLLEHYGFITQHDVELFCRPGGILGAHPDCTKIPGIEASTGSLGHGFPLAVGVALGLRIRNMDNKVYVLVGDGECNEGTIWEAALVAANLKLGNLCCIIDNNGSALQVLPVSPLRSKWEAFGWKASEIDGHDENQIRGALDSQNFSQWGIPKAIVANTVKGKGVPMMEGHGLWHHRIPNKDEFKTIMEVLS; encoded by the coding sequence TTGAATAATAATGTTTTGCGCAAGCGAATTATCGAGATGGTCTTTAAAGGCAGGGACGGCCATATCCCAAGCGCCCTGTCAATTATCGATATTCTTTCGGTGTTATATAGCGGCTATCTTAAGTTCGATCCACAAATCCCTGACTGGCCCGAGCGGGATTACTTTATTTTAAGCAAGGGGCATGGCTGCGTGGCACTCTATGTCTTGCTGGAGCACTATGGTTTTATTACACAGCACGACGTTGAGCTTTTTTGCAGGCCGGGCGGTATATTGGGCGCTCACCCTGATTGCACAAAAATTCCGGGCATTGAGGCCTCAACAGGGTCACTTGGCCACGGGTTCCCGTTAGCTGTCGGTGTGGCTCTCGGCCTGCGTATTCGTAACATGGACAACAAGGTCTACGTGCTTGTCGGTGACGGTGAATGCAACGAAGGTACGATTTGGGAAGCGGCATTGGTGGCGGCGAACCTTAAGCTGGGGAATTTATGCTGCATTATAGACAATAACGGCTCGGCGCTGCAGGTGCTTCCTGTCAGTCCTCTAAGGTCAAAATGGGAAGCGTTCGGCTGGAAAGCCTCCGAAATAGACGGGCATGACGAGAATCAAATTCGAGGGGCATTGGATAGTCAAAACTTCAGCCAATGGGGTATACCGAAGGCGATTGTGGCAAATACGGTAAAGGGAAAAGGGGTGCCGATGATGGAAGGGCACGGCCTATGGCATCATAGGATACCCAATAAGGATGAGTTCAAAACGATTATGGAGGTTCTGTCTTGA
- a CDS encoding four helix bundle protein, with translation MAQITRFEDIEAWKKARELTKAIYEITSVGKFAGDFGLRNQIRSAAISIMSNIAEGFERNRNSEFRYFLSVAKESVGEVKAQIYVAMDAGLINEAQFEQLYKSATETGQLIGGFIKYLNQLKIKSPKSKPMPNP, from the coding sequence ATGGCACAGATTACAAGATTTGAGGATATAGAAGCATGGAAGAAAGCTCGTGAATTAACGAAGGCAATCTACGAGATAACTTCAGTGGGCAAGTTTGCCGGGGATTTTGGTCTTCGGAACCAAATCCGAAGTGCTGCCATATCCATTATGTCAAATATTGCGGAAGGATTTGAGCGTAATAGGAACAGTGAATTCCGTTATTTTCTTTCCGTTGCTAAGGAATCGGTTGGTGAAGTGAAAGCCCAAATCTACGTTGCGATGGATGCTGGATTAATTAATGAAGCACAATTTGAACAGCTATATAAATCAGCTACGGAAACCGGGCAACTCATTGGTGGTTTTATAAAATATCTTAACCAATTGAAAATCAAAAGTCCGAAATCAAAGCCAATGCCTAACCCGTAA